A single region of the Montipora capricornis isolate CH-2021 chromosome 13, ASM3666992v2, whole genome shotgun sequence genome encodes:
- the LOC138028284 gene encoding uncharacterized protein produces MYALPGGNGQQFLFCCAFFELQNMLSQAKRSLENERDSSPKRHKGSRYPPHWKFWLLSNYEYSEDSLTFTNDIVKHSQTEKDNREWSNSLSTYTIGSIVTDIWGAKVKFVKRGPRNARQNAYLNLTRVTSRPTAAIKVEEKALQLDNVSLPQGWTGEADSAYRFSFFRREKTEFRGERLSLEMLVELPHNEASSRPNYKIRSHGCVVDLGSVLRIDETRGAPLAEEISVILQYLNTVPICLGFILEEDQSITSLSHHTVGQLTHLSDPAKRPETRVYSGSCQILSNFGETCRNCGRFKTVNSQSQKNRSKRKSIKPQRNKRFLSREELLEEIRKEQRKRRNAELRENYWREKFNSVAIEVDKEDHADLTKCTPTHNKETGTT; encoded by the exons ATGTATGCTTTACCAGGTGGCAACGGACAGCAATTTCTATTCTGCTGCGCTTTCTTCGAGCTACAAAACATGTTATCACAGGCGAAGAGATCGCTCGAAAATGAACGTGATTCCTCTCCGAAACGCCACAAAGGTTCGAGATATCCCCCACATTGGAAATTCTG GCTTCTATCCAATTACGAGTACTCAGAGGATAGCCTTACCTTTACAAACGACATAGTCAAGCATAGTCAGACAGAGAAGGACAATCGAGAGTGGTCAAACTCGTTGTCGACTTACACAATTGGTAGTATCGTAACGGATATTTGGGGTGCAAAAGTTAAGTTTGTAAAACGGGGCCCACGTAATGCTCGTCAAAATGCGTATTTAAATTTAACGAGGGTGACATCAAGACCCACTGCTGCAATAAAAGTAGAAGAGAAGGCTCTACAGCTGGACAATGTGTCATTGCCCCAAGGGTGGACGGGAGAAGCTGATAGTGCGTACCGTTTCTCCTTCTTCCGAAGAGAAAAAACAGAATTTAGAGGTGAGCGTTTGAGCTTGGAAATGCTGGTGGAACTACCCCATAACGAGGCCTCCTCTAGGCCGAATTACAAGATCAGATCCCATGGTTGTGTGGTTGATTTGGGTTCAGTACTAAGAATTGACGAGACGAGAGGTGCACCACTAGCAGAAGAAATCTCAGTGATCCTGCAATACTTGAACACCGTCCCCATCTGCCTTGGATTTATTCTTGAAGAAGATCAATCCATTACCAGCCTTTCCCATCACACAGTTGGTCAACTAACCCACCTTTCAGACCCAGCAAAGCGGCCAGAGACAAGAGTATATTCAGGATCCTGTCAAATCCTTAGCAATTTTGGAGAAACTTGCAGAAATTGTGGGAGGTTTAAAACTGTTAACTCCCAAAGCCAAAAGAACCGTTCAAAGAGGAAGTCCATTAAACCTCAACGCAACAAGCGGTTTCTTTCGAGGGAGGAGTTGCTTGAAGAAATAAGGAAAGAGCAACGAAAGAGAAGAAATGCGGAACTGAGGGAAAACTATTGGCGAGAGAAATTCAATAGTGTAGCTATAGAGGTTGACAAGGAGGACCATGCTGACCTTACTAAGTGCACACCCACGCACAATAAAGAAACGGGCACTACATGA